From a region of the Balaenoptera musculus isolate JJ_BM4_2016_0621 chromosome 15, mBalMus1.pri.v3, whole genome shotgun sequence genome:
- the GNAS gene encoding guanine nucleotide-binding protein G(s) subunit alpha isoform X11: MRILHVNGFNGDEKATKVQDIKNNLKEAIETIVAAMSNLVPPVELANPENQFRVDYILSVMNVPDFDFPPEFYEHAKALWEDEGVRACYERSNEYQLIDCAQYFLDKIDVIKQADYVPSDQDLLRCRVLTSGIFETKFQVDKVNFHMFDVGGQRDERRKWIQCFNDVTAIIFVVASSSYNMVIREDNQTNRLQEALNLFKSIWNNRWLRTISVILFLNKQDLLAEKVLAGKSKIEDYFPEFARYTTPEDATPEPGEDPRVTRAKYFIRDEFLRISTASGDGRHYCYPHFTCAVDTENIRRVFNDCRDIIQRMHLRQYELL; this comes from the exons ATGAGGATCCTGCATGTTAATGGGTTTAATGGAGA TGAGAAGGCCACCAAAGTGCAGGACATCAAAAACAACCTGAAAGAGGCCATTGAA ACCATCGTGGCCGCCATGAGCAACCTGGTGCCCCCCGTGGAGCTGGCCAACCCCGAGAACCAGTTCAGAGTGGACTACATTCTGAGCGTGATGAATGTGCCAGACTTTGATTTCCCTCCC GAATTCTACGAGCACGCCAAGGCTCTGTGGGAGGACGAGGGGGTGCGTGCCTGCTACGAGCGCTCCAACGAGTACCAGCTCATTGACTGCGCGCAGTA ctTCCTGGACAAGATTGACGTCATCAAGCAGGCTGACTATGTGCCCAGCGACCAG GACCTGCTGCGCTGCCGCGTCCTGACTTCTGGAATCTTTGAGACCAAGTTCCAGGTGGATAAAGTCAACTTCCA CATGTTTGACGTGGGCGGCCAGCGTGATGAACGCCGCAAATGGATCCAGTGCTTCAATG ATGTGACTGCCATCATCTTTGTGGTTGCCAGCAGCAGCTACAACATGGTCATCCGGGAAGACAACCAGACCAACCGCCTGCAGGAGGCCCTGAACCTCTTCAAGAGCATCTGGAACAACAG ATGGCTGCGCACCATCTCTGTGATTCTGTTCCTCAACAAGCAAGATCTGCTCGCTGAGAAAGTCCTTGCTGGAAAATCGAAGATTGAGGACTACTTTCCAGAATTTGCTCGCTACACTACTCCTGAGGATG CGACTCCCGAGCCCGGAGAGGACCCACGCGTGACCCGGGCCAAGTACTTCATTCGAGATGAATTTCTG AGAATCAGCACTGCTAGTGGAGACGGGCGCCACTATTGCTACCCTCACTTCACCTGCGCTGTGGACACAGAGAACATTCGCCGTGTGTTCAACGACTGCCGTGACATCATCCAGCGCATGCACCTCCGTCAGTATGAGCTGCTCTAA
- the GNAS gene encoding guanine nucleotide-binding protein G(s) subunit alpha isoform X9: MRILHVNGFNGEGGEEDPQAARSNSDGEKATKVQDIKNNLKEAIETIVAAMSNLVPPVELANPENQFRVDYILSVMNVPDFDFPPEFYEHAKALWEDEGVRACYERSNEYQLIDCAQYFLDKIDVIKQADYVPSDQDLLRCRVLTSGIFETKFQVDKVNFHMFDVGGQRDERRKWIQCFNDVTAIIFVVASSSYNMVIREDNQTNRLQEALNLFKSIWNNRWLRTISVILFLNKQDLLAEKVLAGKSKIEDYFPEFARYTTPEDATPEPGEDPRVTRAKYFIRDEFLRISTASGDGRHYCYPHFTCAVDTENIRRVFNDCRDIIQRMHLRQYELL, from the exons ATGAGGATCCTGCATGTTAATGGGTTTAATGGAGA GGGCGGCGAAGAGGACCCGCAGGCTGCAAGGAGCAACAGCGATGG TGAGAAGGCCACCAAAGTGCAGGACATCAAAAACAACCTGAAAGAGGCCATTGAA ACCATCGTGGCCGCCATGAGCAACCTGGTGCCCCCCGTGGAGCTGGCCAACCCCGAGAACCAGTTCAGAGTGGACTACATTCTGAGCGTGATGAATGTGCCAGACTTTGATTTCCCTCCC GAATTCTACGAGCACGCCAAGGCTCTGTGGGAGGACGAGGGGGTGCGTGCCTGCTACGAGCGCTCCAACGAGTACCAGCTCATTGACTGCGCGCAGTA ctTCCTGGACAAGATTGACGTCATCAAGCAGGCTGACTATGTGCCCAGCGACCAG GACCTGCTGCGCTGCCGCGTCCTGACTTCTGGAATCTTTGAGACCAAGTTCCAGGTGGATAAAGTCAACTTCCA CATGTTTGACGTGGGCGGCCAGCGTGATGAACGCCGCAAATGGATCCAGTGCTTCAATG ATGTGACTGCCATCATCTTTGTGGTTGCCAGCAGCAGCTACAACATGGTCATCCGGGAAGACAACCAGACCAACCGCCTGCAGGAGGCCCTGAACCTCTTCAAGAGCATCTGGAACAACAG ATGGCTGCGCACCATCTCTGTGATTCTGTTCCTCAACAAGCAAGATCTGCTCGCTGAGAAAGTCCTTGCTGGAAAATCGAAGATTGAGGACTACTTTCCAGAATTTGCTCGCTACACTACTCCTGAGGATG CGACTCCCGAGCCCGGAGAGGACCCACGCGTGACCCGGGCCAAGTACTTCATTCGAGATGAATTTCTG AGAATCAGCACTGCTAGTGGAGACGGGCGCCACTATTGCTACCCTCACTTCACCTGCGCTGTGGACACAGAGAACATTCGCCGTGTGTTCAACGACTGCCGTGACATCATCCAGCGCATGCACCTCCGTCAGTATGAGCTGCTCTAA
- the GNAS gene encoding guanine nucleotide-binding protein G(s) subunit alpha isoform X7 yields the protein MGCLGNSKTEDQRNEEKAQREANKKIEKQLQKDKQVYRATHRLLLLGAGESGKSTIVKQMRILHVNGFNGDEKATKVQDIKNNLKEAIETIVAAMSNLVPPVELANPENQFRVDYILSVMNVPDFDFPPEFYEHAKALWEDEGVRACYERSNEYQLIDCAQYFLDKIDVIKQADYVPSDQDLLRCRVLTSGIFETKFQVDKVNFHMFDVGGQRDERRKWIQCFNDVTAIIFVVASSSYNMVIREDNQTNRLQEALNLFKSIWNNRWLRTISVILFLNKQDLLAEKVLAGKSKIEDYFPEFARYTTPEDATPEPGEDPRVTRAKYFIRDEFLRISTASGDGRHYCYPHFTCAVDTENIRRVFNDCRDIIQRMHLRQYELL from the exons atgggCTGCCTCGGAAACAGTAAGACCGAGGACCAGCGCAACGAAGAGAAGGCGCAGCGCGAGGCCAACAAAAAGATCGAGAAGCAGCTGCAGAAGGACAAGCAGGTCTACCGGGCCACGCACCGCCTGCTGCTGCTGG GTGCTGGAGAATCTGGTAAAAGCACCATCGTGAAGCAAATGAGGATCCTGCATGTTAATGGGTTTAATGGAGA TGAGAAGGCCACCAAAGTGCAGGACATCAAAAACAACCTGAAAGAGGCCATTGAA ACCATCGTGGCCGCCATGAGCAACCTGGTGCCCCCCGTGGAGCTGGCCAACCCCGAGAACCAGTTCAGAGTGGACTACATTCTGAGCGTGATGAATGTGCCAGACTTTGATTTCCCTCCC GAATTCTACGAGCACGCCAAGGCTCTGTGGGAGGACGAGGGGGTGCGTGCCTGCTACGAGCGCTCCAACGAGTACCAGCTCATTGACTGCGCGCAGTA ctTCCTGGACAAGATTGACGTCATCAAGCAGGCTGACTATGTGCCCAGCGACCAG GACCTGCTGCGCTGCCGCGTCCTGACTTCTGGAATCTTTGAGACCAAGTTCCAGGTGGATAAAGTCAACTTCCA CATGTTTGACGTGGGCGGCCAGCGTGATGAACGCCGCAAATGGATCCAGTGCTTCAATG ATGTGACTGCCATCATCTTTGTGGTTGCCAGCAGCAGCTACAACATGGTCATCCGGGAAGACAACCAGACCAACCGCCTGCAGGAGGCCCTGAACCTCTTCAAGAGCATCTGGAACAACAG ATGGCTGCGCACCATCTCTGTGATTCTGTTCCTCAACAAGCAAGATCTGCTCGCTGAGAAAGTCCTTGCTGGAAAATCGAAGATTGAGGACTACTTTCCAGAATTTGCTCGCTACACTACTCCTGAGGATG CGACTCCCGAGCCCGGAGAGGACCCACGCGTGACCCGGGCCAAGTACTTCATTCGAGATGAATTTCTG AGAATCAGCACTGCTAGTGGAGACGGGCGCCACTATTGCTACCCTCACTTCACCTGCGCTGTGGACACAGAGAACATTCGCCGTGTGTTCAACGACTGCCGTGACATCATCCAGCGCATGCACCTCCGTCAGTATGAGCTGCTCTAA
- the GNAS gene encoding guanine nucleotide-binding protein G(s) subunit alpha isoform X10, which translates to MRILHVNGFNGDSEKATKVQDIKNNLKEAIETIVAAMSNLVPPVELANPENQFRVDYILSVMNVPDFDFPPEFYEHAKALWEDEGVRACYERSNEYQLIDCAQYFLDKIDVIKQADYVPSDQDLLRCRVLTSGIFETKFQVDKVNFHMFDVGGQRDERRKWIQCFNDVTAIIFVVASSSYNMVIREDNQTNRLQEALNLFKSIWNNRWLRTISVILFLNKQDLLAEKVLAGKSKIEDYFPEFARYTTPEDATPEPGEDPRVTRAKYFIRDEFLRISTASGDGRHYCYPHFTCAVDTENIRRVFNDCRDIIQRMHLRQYELL; encoded by the exons ATGAGGATCCTGCATGTTAATGGGTTTAATGGAGA TAGTGAGAAGGCCACCAAAGTGCAGGACATCAAAAACAACCTGAAAGAGGCCATTGAA ACCATCGTGGCCGCCATGAGCAACCTGGTGCCCCCCGTGGAGCTGGCCAACCCCGAGAACCAGTTCAGAGTGGACTACATTCTGAGCGTGATGAATGTGCCAGACTTTGATTTCCCTCCC GAATTCTACGAGCACGCCAAGGCTCTGTGGGAGGACGAGGGGGTGCGTGCCTGCTACGAGCGCTCCAACGAGTACCAGCTCATTGACTGCGCGCAGTA ctTCCTGGACAAGATTGACGTCATCAAGCAGGCTGACTATGTGCCCAGCGACCAG GACCTGCTGCGCTGCCGCGTCCTGACTTCTGGAATCTTTGAGACCAAGTTCCAGGTGGATAAAGTCAACTTCCA CATGTTTGACGTGGGCGGCCAGCGTGATGAACGCCGCAAATGGATCCAGTGCTTCAATG ATGTGACTGCCATCATCTTTGTGGTTGCCAGCAGCAGCTACAACATGGTCATCCGGGAAGACAACCAGACCAACCGCCTGCAGGAGGCCCTGAACCTCTTCAAGAGCATCTGGAACAACAG ATGGCTGCGCACCATCTCTGTGATTCTGTTCCTCAACAAGCAAGATCTGCTCGCTGAGAAAGTCCTTGCTGGAAAATCGAAGATTGAGGACTACTTTCCAGAATTTGCTCGCTACACTACTCCTGAGGATG CGACTCCCGAGCCCGGAGAGGACCCACGCGTGACCCGGGCCAAGTACTTCATTCGAGATGAATTTCTG AGAATCAGCACTGCTAGTGGAGACGGGCGCCACTATTGCTACCCTCACTTCACCTGCGCTGTGGACACAGAGAACATTCGCCGTGTGTTCAACGACTGCCGTGACATCATCCAGCGCATGCACCTCCGTCAGTATGAGCTGCTCTAA
- the GNAS gene encoding guanine nucleotide-binding protein G(s) subunit alpha isoform X5, protein MGCLGNSKTEDQRNEEKAQREANKKIEKQLQKDKQVYRATHRLLLLGAGESGKSTIVKQMRILHVNGFNGEGGEEDPQAARSNSDGEKATKVQDIKNNLKEAIETIVAAMSNLVPPVELANPENQFRVDYILSVMNVPDFDFPPEFYEHAKALWEDEGVRACYERSNEYQLIDCAQYFLDKIDVIKQADYVPSDQDLLRCRVLTSGIFETKFQVDKVNFHMFDVGGQRDERRKWIQCFNDVTAIIFVVASSSYNMVIREDNQTNRLQEALNLFKSIWNNRWLRTISVILFLNKQDLLAEKVLAGKSKIEDYFPEFARYTTPEDATPEPGEDPRVTRAKYFIRDEFLRISTASGDGRHYCYPHFTCAVDTENIRRVFNDCRDIIQRMHLRQYELL, encoded by the exons atgggCTGCCTCGGAAACAGTAAGACCGAGGACCAGCGCAACGAAGAGAAGGCGCAGCGCGAGGCCAACAAAAAGATCGAGAAGCAGCTGCAGAAGGACAAGCAGGTCTACCGGGCCACGCACCGCCTGCTGCTGCTGG GTGCTGGAGAATCTGGTAAAAGCACCATCGTGAAGCAAATGAGGATCCTGCATGTTAATGGGTTTAATGGAGA GGGCGGCGAAGAGGACCCGCAGGCTGCAAGGAGCAACAGCGATGG TGAGAAGGCCACCAAAGTGCAGGACATCAAAAACAACCTGAAAGAGGCCATTGAA ACCATCGTGGCCGCCATGAGCAACCTGGTGCCCCCCGTGGAGCTGGCCAACCCCGAGAACCAGTTCAGAGTGGACTACATTCTGAGCGTGATGAATGTGCCAGACTTTGATTTCCCTCCC GAATTCTACGAGCACGCCAAGGCTCTGTGGGAGGACGAGGGGGTGCGTGCCTGCTACGAGCGCTCCAACGAGTACCAGCTCATTGACTGCGCGCAGTA ctTCCTGGACAAGATTGACGTCATCAAGCAGGCTGACTATGTGCCCAGCGACCAG GACCTGCTGCGCTGCCGCGTCCTGACTTCTGGAATCTTTGAGACCAAGTTCCAGGTGGATAAAGTCAACTTCCA CATGTTTGACGTGGGCGGCCAGCGTGATGAACGCCGCAAATGGATCCAGTGCTTCAATG ATGTGACTGCCATCATCTTTGTGGTTGCCAGCAGCAGCTACAACATGGTCATCCGGGAAGACAACCAGACCAACCGCCTGCAGGAGGCCCTGAACCTCTTCAAGAGCATCTGGAACAACAG ATGGCTGCGCACCATCTCTGTGATTCTGTTCCTCAACAAGCAAGATCTGCTCGCTGAGAAAGTCCTTGCTGGAAAATCGAAGATTGAGGACTACTTTCCAGAATTTGCTCGCTACACTACTCCTGAGGATG CGACTCCCGAGCCCGGAGAGGACCCACGCGTGACCCGGGCCAAGTACTTCATTCGAGATGAATTTCTG AGAATCAGCACTGCTAGTGGAGACGGGCGCCACTATTGCTACCCTCACTTCACCTGCGCTGTGGACACAGAGAACATTCGCCGTGTGTTCAACGACTGCCGTGACATCATCCAGCGCATGCACCTCCGTCAGTATGAGCTGCTCTAA
- the GNAS gene encoding guanine nucleotide-binding protein G(s) subunit alpha isoform X6, whose translation MGCLGNSKTEDQRNEEKAQREANKKIEKQLQKDKQVYRATHRLLLLGAGESGKSTIVKQMRILHVNGFNGDSEKATKVQDIKNNLKEAIETIVAAMSNLVPPVELANPENQFRVDYILSVMNVPDFDFPPEFYEHAKALWEDEGVRACYERSNEYQLIDCAQYFLDKIDVIKQADYVPSDQDLLRCRVLTSGIFETKFQVDKVNFHMFDVGGQRDERRKWIQCFNDVTAIIFVVASSSYNMVIREDNQTNRLQEALNLFKSIWNNRWLRTISVILFLNKQDLLAEKVLAGKSKIEDYFPEFARYTTPEDATPEPGEDPRVTRAKYFIRDEFLRISTASGDGRHYCYPHFTCAVDTENIRRVFNDCRDIIQRMHLRQYELL comes from the exons atgggCTGCCTCGGAAACAGTAAGACCGAGGACCAGCGCAACGAAGAGAAGGCGCAGCGCGAGGCCAACAAAAAGATCGAGAAGCAGCTGCAGAAGGACAAGCAGGTCTACCGGGCCACGCACCGCCTGCTGCTGCTGG GTGCTGGAGAATCTGGTAAAAGCACCATCGTGAAGCAAATGAGGATCCTGCATGTTAATGGGTTTAATGGAGA TAGTGAGAAGGCCACCAAAGTGCAGGACATCAAAAACAACCTGAAAGAGGCCATTGAA ACCATCGTGGCCGCCATGAGCAACCTGGTGCCCCCCGTGGAGCTGGCCAACCCCGAGAACCAGTTCAGAGTGGACTACATTCTGAGCGTGATGAATGTGCCAGACTTTGATTTCCCTCCC GAATTCTACGAGCACGCCAAGGCTCTGTGGGAGGACGAGGGGGTGCGTGCCTGCTACGAGCGCTCCAACGAGTACCAGCTCATTGACTGCGCGCAGTA ctTCCTGGACAAGATTGACGTCATCAAGCAGGCTGACTATGTGCCCAGCGACCAG GACCTGCTGCGCTGCCGCGTCCTGACTTCTGGAATCTTTGAGACCAAGTTCCAGGTGGATAAAGTCAACTTCCA CATGTTTGACGTGGGCGGCCAGCGTGATGAACGCCGCAAATGGATCCAGTGCTTCAATG ATGTGACTGCCATCATCTTTGTGGTTGCCAGCAGCAGCTACAACATGGTCATCCGGGAAGACAACCAGACCAACCGCCTGCAGGAGGCCCTGAACCTCTTCAAGAGCATCTGGAACAACAG ATGGCTGCGCACCATCTCTGTGATTCTGTTCCTCAACAAGCAAGATCTGCTCGCTGAGAAAGTCCTTGCTGGAAAATCGAAGATTGAGGACTACTTTCCAGAATTTGCTCGCTACACTACTCCTGAGGATG CGACTCCCGAGCCCGGAGAGGACCCACGCGTGACCCGGGCCAAGTACTTCATTCGAGATGAATTTCTG AGAATCAGCACTGCTAGTGGAGACGGGCGCCACTATTGCTACCCTCACTTCACCTGCGCTGTGGACACAGAGAACATTCGCCGTGTGTTCAACGACTGCCGTGACATCATCCAGCGCATGCACCTCCGTCAGTATGAGCTGCTCTAA
- the GNAS gene encoding guanine nucleotide-binding protein G(s) subunit alpha isoform X4 produces the protein MGCLGNSKTEDQRNEEKAQREANKKIEKQLQKDKQVYRATHRLLLLGAGESGKSTIVKQMRILHVNGFNGEGGEEDPQAARSNSDGSEKATKVQDIKNNLKEAIETIVAAMSNLVPPVELANPENQFRVDYILSVMNVPDFDFPPEFYEHAKALWEDEGVRACYERSNEYQLIDCAQYFLDKIDVIKQADYVPSDQDLLRCRVLTSGIFETKFQVDKVNFHMFDVGGQRDERRKWIQCFNDVTAIIFVVASSSYNMVIREDNQTNRLQEALNLFKSIWNNRWLRTISVILFLNKQDLLAEKVLAGKSKIEDYFPEFARYTTPEDATPEPGEDPRVTRAKYFIRDEFLRISTASGDGRHYCYPHFTCAVDTENIRRVFNDCRDIIQRMHLRQYELL, from the exons atgggCTGCCTCGGAAACAGTAAGACCGAGGACCAGCGCAACGAAGAGAAGGCGCAGCGCGAGGCCAACAAAAAGATCGAGAAGCAGCTGCAGAAGGACAAGCAGGTCTACCGGGCCACGCACCGCCTGCTGCTGCTGG GTGCTGGAGAATCTGGTAAAAGCACCATCGTGAAGCAAATGAGGATCCTGCATGTTAATGGGTTTAATGGAGA GGGCGGCGAAGAGGACCCGCAGGCTGCAAGGAGCAACAGCGATGG TAGTGAGAAGGCCACCAAAGTGCAGGACATCAAAAACAACCTGAAAGAGGCCATTGAA ACCATCGTGGCCGCCATGAGCAACCTGGTGCCCCCCGTGGAGCTGGCCAACCCCGAGAACCAGTTCAGAGTGGACTACATTCTGAGCGTGATGAATGTGCCAGACTTTGATTTCCCTCCC GAATTCTACGAGCACGCCAAGGCTCTGTGGGAGGACGAGGGGGTGCGTGCCTGCTACGAGCGCTCCAACGAGTACCAGCTCATTGACTGCGCGCAGTA ctTCCTGGACAAGATTGACGTCATCAAGCAGGCTGACTATGTGCCCAGCGACCAG GACCTGCTGCGCTGCCGCGTCCTGACTTCTGGAATCTTTGAGACCAAGTTCCAGGTGGATAAAGTCAACTTCCA CATGTTTGACGTGGGCGGCCAGCGTGATGAACGCCGCAAATGGATCCAGTGCTTCAATG ATGTGACTGCCATCATCTTTGTGGTTGCCAGCAGCAGCTACAACATGGTCATCCGGGAAGACAACCAGACCAACCGCCTGCAGGAGGCCCTGAACCTCTTCAAGAGCATCTGGAACAACAG ATGGCTGCGCACCATCTCTGTGATTCTGTTCCTCAACAAGCAAGATCTGCTCGCTGAGAAAGTCCTTGCTGGAAAATCGAAGATTGAGGACTACTTTCCAGAATTTGCTCGCTACACTACTCCTGAGGATG CGACTCCCGAGCCCGGAGAGGACCCACGCGTGACCCGGGCCAAGTACTTCATTCGAGATGAATTTCTG AGAATCAGCACTGCTAGTGGAGACGGGCGCCACTATTGCTACCCTCACTTCACCTGCGCTGTGGACACAGAGAACATTCGCCGTGTGTTCAACGACTGCCGTGACATCATCCAGCGCATGCACCTCCGTCAGTATGAGCTGCTCTAA
- the GNAS gene encoding guanine nucleotide-binding protein G(s) subunit alpha isoform X8 — MRILHVNGFNGEGGEEDPQAARSNSDGSEKATKVQDIKNNLKEAIETIVAAMSNLVPPVELANPENQFRVDYILSVMNVPDFDFPPEFYEHAKALWEDEGVRACYERSNEYQLIDCAQYFLDKIDVIKQADYVPSDQDLLRCRVLTSGIFETKFQVDKVNFHMFDVGGQRDERRKWIQCFNDVTAIIFVVASSSYNMVIREDNQTNRLQEALNLFKSIWNNRWLRTISVILFLNKQDLLAEKVLAGKSKIEDYFPEFARYTTPEDATPEPGEDPRVTRAKYFIRDEFLRISTASGDGRHYCYPHFTCAVDTENIRRVFNDCRDIIQRMHLRQYELL; from the exons ATGAGGATCCTGCATGTTAATGGGTTTAATGGAGA GGGCGGCGAAGAGGACCCGCAGGCTGCAAGGAGCAACAGCGATGG TAGTGAGAAGGCCACCAAAGTGCAGGACATCAAAAACAACCTGAAAGAGGCCATTGAA ACCATCGTGGCCGCCATGAGCAACCTGGTGCCCCCCGTGGAGCTGGCCAACCCCGAGAACCAGTTCAGAGTGGACTACATTCTGAGCGTGATGAATGTGCCAGACTTTGATTTCCCTCCC GAATTCTACGAGCACGCCAAGGCTCTGTGGGAGGACGAGGGGGTGCGTGCCTGCTACGAGCGCTCCAACGAGTACCAGCTCATTGACTGCGCGCAGTA ctTCCTGGACAAGATTGACGTCATCAAGCAGGCTGACTATGTGCCCAGCGACCAG GACCTGCTGCGCTGCCGCGTCCTGACTTCTGGAATCTTTGAGACCAAGTTCCAGGTGGATAAAGTCAACTTCCA CATGTTTGACGTGGGCGGCCAGCGTGATGAACGCCGCAAATGGATCCAGTGCTTCAATG ATGTGACTGCCATCATCTTTGTGGTTGCCAGCAGCAGCTACAACATGGTCATCCGGGAAGACAACCAGACCAACCGCCTGCAGGAGGCCCTGAACCTCTTCAAGAGCATCTGGAACAACAG ATGGCTGCGCACCATCTCTGTGATTCTGTTCCTCAACAAGCAAGATCTGCTCGCTGAGAAAGTCCTTGCTGGAAAATCGAAGATTGAGGACTACTTTCCAGAATTTGCTCGCTACACTACTCCTGAGGATG CGACTCCCGAGCCCGGAGAGGACCCACGCGTGACCCGGGCCAAGTACTTCATTCGAGATGAATTTCTG AGAATCAGCACTGCTAGTGGAGACGGGCGCCACTATTGCTACCCTCACTTCACCTGCGCTGTGGACACAGAGAACATTCGCCGTGTGTTCAACGACTGCCGTGACATCATCCAGCGCATGCACCTCCGTCAGTATGAGCTGCTCTAA
- the GNAS gene encoding guanine nucleotide-binding protein G(s) subunit alpha isoform X12, with translation MGCLGNSKTEDQRNEEKAQREANKKIEKQLQKDKQVYRATHRLLLLGAGESGKSTIVKQMRILHVNGFNGEGGEEDPQAARSNSDG, from the exons atgggCTGCCTCGGAAACAGTAAGACCGAGGACCAGCGCAACGAAGAGAAGGCGCAGCGCGAGGCCAACAAAAAGATCGAGAAGCAGCTGCAGAAGGACAAGCAGGTCTACCGGGCCACGCACCGCCTGCTGCTGCTGG GTGCTGGAGAATCTGGTAAAAGCACCATCGTGAAGCAAATGAGGATCCTGCATGTTAATGGGTTTAATGGAGA GGGCGGCGAAGAGGACCCGCAGGCTGCAAGGAGCAACAGCGATGGGTAG